In Halosegnis marinus, one genomic interval encodes:
- a CDS encoding nucleotide sugar dehydrogenase, with protein sequence MSRATTASVYGDGIPAAVRRQQFVEGAVPVAVYGLGKMGLPLAAVFASVTGNATGVDIDPDRVAAVNDGDAPVGREPGLGHLVADTVATGALSATTDGEAAAADARVHVVIVPTTVDDDGLADLSALRSVVDTVAAGLSPGDLVVVESTVPPRTCADTVAPLLERGSGLSAGEYGLAFCPERTSSGRALRDIGGAYPKVVGGVDAESTRAARLVYEHVTTNEVVAVADATTAECVKVFEGIYRDVNIALANELARFADDLGADVRAAIDTANTQPFCAIHDPGIGVGGHCIPYYPYFLLSEFGRDAPLTRTARAVNDGMPLFAVRELTDRLADRGTSIHDARVLVLGAAYRAGVAETRKSPAMPVTRALADDGATLYLADPVLDDLSAFPAEAVALADLPELDVDAAVLVTAHPEFEGIDWGALGDLVVVDGRDAVDPAAVEGEVYTVGRGERR encoded by the coding sequence GTGAGCCGCGCGACGACGGCGAGCGTCTACGGCGACGGGATTCCCGCGGCCGTCCGCCGCCAGCAGTTCGTGGAGGGCGCGGTCCCGGTCGCGGTGTACGGCCTCGGGAAGATGGGCCTGCCGCTGGCGGCCGTCTTCGCGTCGGTCACCGGGAACGCGACGGGCGTCGATATCGACCCGGACCGCGTCGCCGCGGTGAACGACGGGGACGCGCCCGTCGGCCGGGAGCCGGGGCTCGGCCACCTCGTCGCGGACACCGTCGCGACGGGCGCGCTCTCGGCGACGACCGACGGGGAGGCGGCCGCCGCGGACGCGCGCGTCCACGTCGTCATCGTGCCGACGACGGTGGACGACGACGGGCTGGCCGACCTCTCGGCGCTGCGGAGCGTCGTGGACACCGTGGCCGCGGGGCTGTCGCCCGGCGACCTCGTGGTCGTCGAATCGACGGTGCCGCCGCGCACCTGTGCGGACACCGTCGCGCCGCTGCTCGAACGCGGGAGCGGGCTCTCGGCCGGGGAGTACGGGCTGGCCTTCTGCCCCGAGCGCACGTCGAGCGGGCGCGCGCTGCGCGACATCGGCGGCGCGTACCCGAAGGTCGTCGGCGGCGTCGATGCGGAGAGTACGCGCGCCGCGCGGCTGGTGTACGAACACGTCACCACGAACGAGGTGGTGGCCGTCGCGGACGCGACGACCGCGGAGTGCGTGAAGGTGTTCGAGGGCATCTACCGCGACGTGAACATCGCGCTGGCGAACGAACTGGCGCGGTTCGCGGACGACCTCGGCGCGGACGTGCGCGCGGCCATCGACACCGCGAACACCCAGCCGTTCTGTGCCATCCACGACCCGGGCATCGGCGTCGGGGGGCACTGTATCCCCTACTACCCGTACTTCCTGCTGTCGGAGTTCGGGCGGGACGCGCCGCTGACCCGGACCGCGCGCGCGGTCAACGACGGGATGCCGCTGTTCGCGGTGCGGGAGCTGACCGACCGGCTCGCGGACCGGGGGACCTCGATACACGACGCGCGGGTGCTCGTCCTCGGCGCGGCCTACCGCGCGGGCGTCGCGGAGACGCGCAAGTCGCCCGCGATGCCCGTGACCCGGGCGCTGGCCGACGACGGCGCGACCCTCTATCTCGCCGACCCGGTGTTGGACGACCTCTCGGCGTTCCCGGCCGAGGCGGTCGCGCTCGCCGACCTCCCCGAGCTCGACGTGGACGCGGCCGTGCTGGTCACGGCCCACCCGGAGTTCGAGGGTATCGACTGGGGCGCGCTCGGCGACCTCGTGGTCGTGGACGGGCGCGACGCGGTCGACCCCGCGGCGGTCGAGGGCGAGGTGTACACGGTCGGCCGGGGGGAGCGGCGATGA
- a CDS encoding Gfo/Idh/MocA family protein has product MSEPVRTGVVGVGTMGRHHARLYRELPDTRLVGVADADAERAARVAEEYDTVAYDRDALLAEVDAVSVAVPTPYHAEVADAAMDAGTHLLVEKPFVEDAATGEALVERADREGLVLQVGHVERFNPAVVALADIVPDLDLVAVTADRLGPPLDRRVDDGVVLDLMIHDIDVLLSLVDGPLERVEASGTDDGQYATAVLTFESGVVATLTASRVTQEKVRALSLTARQCQVNVDYGDQSVEIHRHSLPEYIVNNGDVRYRHESITEHPTVENGEPLRAELSAFAEAVRTGGDPVVSGRDGLRALAVAEEILDAVAAPDAEVTLP; this is encoded by the coding sequence ATGAGTGAGCCGGTCCGGACGGGCGTCGTCGGGGTCGGCACGATGGGTCGCCACCACGCGCGCCTCTACCGGGAACTGCCCGACACGCGGCTCGTCGGGGTCGCGGACGCGGACGCGGAGCGCGCCGCCCGCGTCGCCGAGGAGTACGACACCGTCGCGTACGACCGCGACGCGCTGCTCGCCGAGGTCGATGCCGTCTCCGTCGCGGTGCCGACCCCCTACCACGCCGAGGTGGCCGACGCCGCGATGGACGCAGGGACGCACCTCCTCGTCGAGAAGCCGTTCGTCGAGGACGCGGCGACCGGGGAGGCGCTCGTCGAGCGCGCCGACCGGGAGGGACTCGTGTTGCAGGTGGGCCACGTCGAGCGGTTCAACCCCGCCGTCGTCGCGCTCGCCGACATCGTCCCCGACCTCGACCTCGTGGCGGTGACGGCCGACCGGCTCGGCCCGCCCCTCGACCGGCGGGTGGACGACGGGGTCGTCCTCGACCTGATGATCCACGACATCGACGTGTTGCTGTCGCTCGTGGACGGCCCGCTCGAACGCGTCGAGGCGTCGGGCACGGACGACGGCCAGTACGCGACCGCGGTGCTCACCTTCGAGAGCGGCGTCGTGGCGACGCTCACCGCGAGCCGCGTCACCCAGGAGAAGGTCCGGGCGCTGTCGCTCACCGCGCGGCAGTGTCAGGTGAACGTCGACTACGGCGACCAGTCCGTCGAGATACACCGCCACTCGCTGCCGGAGTACATCGTCAACAACGGCGACGTGCGCTACCGCCACGAGTCCATCACCGAACACCCGACCGTCGAGAACGGCGAGCCGCTGCGCGCGGAGCTGTCGGCGTTCGCCGAGGCCGTCCGCACCGGGGGCGACCCCGTCGTGAGCGGGCGCGACGGCCTGCGCGCGCTCGCCGTCGCCGAGGAGATACTGGACGCGGTGGCCGCGCCCGACGCGGAGGTGACGCTGCCGTGA
- a CDS encoding DegT/DnrJ/EryC1/StrS family aminotransferase — protein MSRSEERPRVPIAAPDVGERARENVERVLASGSLAAGEEVEAFESTFAATHGVDHAVAVSNGTAALHVALHALGIGPGDTVVTTPFTFVATANAVRLCGATPVFADVDERTLNLDPDAAERAVREHDADALLVVHLYGLPARTDRFADIADDHDLALVEDAAQAHGAGVGGKPAGTVGDAGCFSFYPTKNMTTGEGGMVVTDRDDVAERARRFRNHGRATGGSSYEHVEVGHNFRMTDVAAALGRAQLDRLPRFVQARREHAAALTAALADTPLTLPPVRTGRRHAYHQYTVRTDDRDALREALDARGIDTGVYYPTPVHRQPAYDGWDGSYPNAERAAEEVLSLPVHPRLSGTDIDRVVAAVREVVADE, from the coding sequence GTGAGCCGCAGCGAGGAGCGGCCGCGCGTCCCCATCGCCGCCCCGGACGTCGGGGAGCGCGCGCGCGAGAACGTCGAACGGGTGCTCGCGAGCGGGTCGCTCGCGGCCGGCGAGGAGGTCGAGGCGTTCGAGTCCACCTTCGCCGCGACCCACGGCGTCGACCACGCCGTCGCGGTGTCGAACGGGACCGCGGCGCTGCACGTCGCGCTCCACGCGCTCGGCATCGGGCCGGGCGACACGGTCGTGACGACGCCGTTCACCTTCGTCGCCACGGCCAACGCCGTCCGCCTGTGCGGCGCGACCCCCGTGTTCGCCGACGTGGACGAGCGCACGCTGAACCTCGACCCGGACGCCGCCGAGCGGGCCGTCCGCGAACACGACGCCGACGCGCTGCTCGTCGTCCACCTCTACGGGCTCCCCGCCCGAACGGACCGCTTCGCCGACATCGCCGACGACCACGACCTCGCGCTCGTCGAGGACGCCGCACAGGCGCACGGCGCGGGCGTCGGGGGGAAACCGGCCGGCACTGTGGGCGACGCCGGCTGTTTCTCCTTCTACCCGACGAAGAACATGACGACGGGGGAGGGGGGTATGGTCGTCACCGACCGCGACGACGTGGCCGAGCGCGCGCGCCGCTTCCGCAACCACGGCCGGGCGACGGGCGGGTCGAGCTACGAACACGTCGAGGTGGGCCACAACTTCCGGATGACCGACGTGGCCGCGGCGCTCGGCCGGGCACAGCTCGACCGGCTCCCGCGGTTCGTCCAGGCGCGGCGGGAACACGCCGCCGCGCTCACGGCCGCGCTCGCGGACACCCCGCTCACCCTCCCGCCGGTCCGGACGGGCCGGCGCCACGCGTACCACCAGTACACGGTGCGGACGGACGACCGCGACGCCCTGCGCGAGGCGCTCGACGCGCGCGGCATCGACACGGGCGTCTACTACCCGACGCCGGTCCACCGGCAGCCGGCCTACGACGGCTGGGACGGCTCGTACCCGAACGCCGAGCGCGCGGCCGAGGAGGTGCTGTCGCTCCCGGTCCACCCGCGGCTCTCGGGGACCGACATCGACCGCGTCGTCGCCGCGGTGCGGGAGGTGGTCGCCGATGAGTGA
- a CDS encoding acyltransferase, translated as MEPSTHRGDAARTVQHGRDCTLAPDVVVEAGEGRDPPVFGQRATVRSGTVVYGDVVVGDDFATGHNALIREGTRAGDEVLVGTNAVIDGATTLGSRVSLQTGVYLPRETTVGDDVFVGPSATLTNDPYPLRRETELAGPTLADDVSVGANATVLPGVTVGEGAFVAAGAVVTEDVPARTLAVGAPARHEPLPPELDGGNDA; from the coding sequence GTGGAGCCATCAACCCACCGCGGCGACGCGGCACGGACGGTACAGCACGGACGCGACTGCACGCTCGCGCCCGACGTAGTCGTCGAGGCCGGCGAGGGACGGGACCCGCCGGTGTTCGGCCAGCGCGCGACGGTGCGCTCGGGGACGGTCGTCTACGGCGACGTGGTCGTCGGCGACGACTTCGCGACGGGGCACAACGCCCTGATTCGCGAGGGGACGCGCGCCGGCGACGAGGTGCTCGTCGGGACGAACGCCGTCATCGACGGCGCGACGACGCTCGGGTCGCGCGTCAGCCTCCAGACGGGGGTGTACCTCCCGCGGGAGACGACGGTCGGCGACGACGTGTTCGTCGGCCCGTCGGCGACCCTGACGAACGACCCGTACCCGTTGCGCCGCGAGACCGAACTGGCGGGGCCGACGCTCGCCGACGACGTCTCGGTCGGGGCCAACGCGACGGTTCTGCCCGGCGTCACCGTCGGGGAGGGAGCGTTCGTCGCCGCGGGCGCGGTCGTGACCGAGGACGTGCCCGCGCGGACGCTCGCGGTCGGGGCGCCCGCGCGCCACGAGCCGCTGCCGCCGGAACTCGACGGGGGGAACGACGCGTGA
- a CDS encoding DUF1616 domain-containing protein, which produces MKDSITVRLPGGPTARAVELPADCLVPLLLAVVADAVLVWTPAAPGALRVGAGLLVLFVLPGYAVQAALFPRAGGAGDAAGEGLPARLALSFGLSLAALPLVGVALDVSGVGLGARAFVGALTGLVAAGLVAAVVRRNRLPPGERFRLRDDAWLGSLRLPSGGLGSRLGSVALAVAVVAAVATAGLAVTTPAGGESYTSTALLAENESGDLVASGYPTSVPAGGSAPLVLAVENHESATTSYTVVVQLQRVAANGTVTERAELDRLDATVAAGERWVEPHTVRPTMTGTDLRLFYLVYRGDAPAAPTDATAYRSVYVWLDVPANATAE; this is translated from the coding sequence ATGAAGGACTCCATCACCGTGCGACTCCCGGGCGGGCCGACCGCCCGCGCGGTCGAGCTCCCGGCCGACTGCCTGGTGCCGCTGTTGCTCGCCGTCGTCGCCGACGCCGTCCTCGTGTGGACGCCGGCCGCCCCCGGCGCGCTCAGGGTCGGCGCCGGGCTGCTGGTACTGTTCGTGCTCCCCGGGTACGCCGTCCAGGCGGCGCTGTTCCCGCGCGCCGGGGGCGCCGGCGACGCCGCCGGCGAGGGGCTGCCCGCGCGGCTCGCCCTGTCGTTCGGGCTCAGCCTCGCCGCGCTCCCGCTCGTCGGCGTCGCGCTCGACGTCTCGGGGGTCGGCCTCGGGGCGCGGGCGTTCGTCGGCGCGCTGACCGGGCTGGTCGCCGCCGGGCTGGTCGCCGCCGTCGTCCGCCGGAACCGACTGCCGCCGGGCGAGCGGTTCCGACTGCGCGACGACGCGTGGCTCGGCTCGCTCCGGCTCCCGTCGGGCGGGCTCGGGTCCCGCCTCGGGTCGGTCGCGCTCGCGGTCGCGGTGGTCGCGGCCGTCGCGACCGCGGGGCTCGCGGTGACGACGCCGGCCGGCGGCGAGTCGTACACCTCGACGGCGCTGCTCGCGGAGAACGAGAGCGGGGACCTCGTCGCGTCGGGCTACCCGACGTCGGTGCCGGCCGGCGGGTCGGCGCCGCTCGTGCTGGCCGTCGAGAACCACGAGTCGGCGACGACGAGCTACACGGTCGTCGTCCAGCTCCAGCGCGTCGCGGCGAACGGCACCGTCACGGAGCGGGCCGAACTCGACCGGCTCGACGCGACGGTCGCCGCCGGCGAGCGGTGGGTCGAGCCCCACACGGTCCGGCCGACGATGACCGGCACGGACCTCCGGCTGTTCTACCTCGTGTACCGCGGCGACGCGCCGGCCGCGCCGACCGACGCGACCGCCTACCGCTCGGTGTACGTGTGGCTCGACGTTCCCGCGAACGCGACGGCCGAGTAG
- a CDS encoding DUF7344 domain-containing protein: MSPDTDDSLSQDLVFDLLSSQRRRMVLYYLRRHGGEGTITELADQIAALENDVEPAELTKQQQKRVYVSIYQTHIPKLADAGVVEYDRDSGEVALTRLAREIDRYLTPGSTESYPWELHYLGLTTLGAVVLLLSVAGVPPFAGLSGALLAALLVAAFVVSSVVQFVRSRANRERLPEELTEDAFP, encoded by the coding sequence GTGTCGCCGGACACCGACGACTCGCTCTCGCAGGACCTCGTCTTCGACCTGTTGAGCAGCCAGCGTCGTCGGATGGTGCTGTACTACCTCCGCCGCCACGGCGGCGAGGGGACGATAACGGAGCTGGCCGACCAGATCGCCGCGCTGGAGAACGACGTCGAGCCGGCGGAGCTGACGAAACAACAGCAGAAGCGGGTGTACGTCTCCATCTACCAGACGCATATCCCGAAGCTGGCGGACGCGGGCGTCGTCGAGTACGACCGCGACAGCGGCGAGGTGGCGCTCACCCGCCTCGCGCGCGAGATAGACCGCTACCTAACCCCCGGCTCGACGGAGTCGTACCCGTGGGAGCTCCACTACCTCGGGCTCACGACGCTCGGGGCCGTGGTGCTCCTGCTGTCGGTCGCGGGCGTCCCGCCGTTCGCGGGCCTGTCGGGCGCGCTGCTGGCGGCGCTTCTCGTCGCGGCCTTCGTCGTGTCGAGCGTCGTCCAGTTCGTCCGCTCGCGCGCGAACCGCGAGCGCCTGCCGGAGGAGCTGACGGAGGACGCGTTCCCCTGA
- a CDS encoding helix-turn-helix domain-containing protein: MDRANTGEPTVNADWDEIGYVISSRYRVAVLRRLADSPATPSQIASDADCSIAHVSRALHELRERDLLELLVPEDRKKGRVYGITEPGRAVWSRIEAEDLA, encoded by the coding sequence ATGGACCGAGCGAACACGGGGGAACCGACGGTGAACGCCGACTGGGACGAGATCGGCTACGTGATCAGCTCCCGCTATCGCGTGGCGGTGTTGCGGCGGCTCGCGGACAGCCCCGCGACGCCCTCGCAGATAGCGAGCGACGCCGACTGCTCCATCGCACACGTCTCGCGGGCGCTCCACGAGCTCCGCGAGCGCGACCTGCTCGAACTGCTGGTGCCCGAGGACAGGAAGAAGGGACGCGTGTACGGTATCACGGAGCCGGGCCGGGCGGTGTGGAGCCGCATCGAGGCCGAGGACCTCGCCTGA
- a CDS encoding metal-dependent hydrolase, with amino-acid sequence MWPWGHVAFAYVCYSLGSRALVREPPAGREALVVAVAALGPDLLDKPLSWGLGVFPTGNALGHSAFVALPAGLAVLALGQRYGRRREAAAAVVGYWTHLVGDVGFGALVSGDLDLGAVLWPLVAREPYATDEGLVGRTLRYLREFAADAADGEFAAGVLLVAYVAPSAVALALWLLDGRPGPGTLRRLVARLRRTAAGTA; translated from the coding sequence ATGTGGCCGTGGGGCCACGTCGCGTTCGCGTACGTCTGCTACTCGCTCGGGAGTCGCGCGCTCGTCCGCGAGCCGCCCGCCGGTCGCGAGGCGCTCGTCGTCGCCGTCGCCGCGCTCGGCCCCGACCTCCTCGACAAGCCGCTGTCGTGGGGGCTCGGCGTCTTCCCGACGGGGAACGCGCTCGGCCACTCGGCGTTCGTCGCCCTGCCCGCGGGCCTCGCCGTGCTCGCGCTCGGGCAGCGATACGGTCGCCGGCGGGAGGCGGCCGCGGCCGTCGTCGGCTACTGGACGCACCTCGTCGGGGACGTGGGGTTCGGCGCGCTCGTCTCGGGCGACCTCGACCTCGGGGCGGTGCTGTGGCCGCTCGTCGCCCGCGAGCCGTACGCGACCGACGAGGGATTGGTCGGGCGCACGCTCCGGTATCTCCGCGAGTTCGCGGCCGACGCGGCCGACGGCGAGTTCGCCGCCGGGGTCCTCCTCGTCGCCTACGTCGCCCCGAGCGCCGTCGCGCTCGCGCTGTGGCTCCTCGACGGCCGGCCCGGCCCGGGGACGCTCCGCCGGCTGGTCGCCCGGCTCCGCCGCACCGCGGCCGGGACGGCCTGA
- a CDS encoding carboxylate--amine ligase, producing the protein MSDDPGTVVVTTGHTACLPCLRSLGSRGIRTVVAGDDARTPEFASRFCDERVVTPPHDGDLLAYRDALLGLAARPDVRTLVPTREEDAYLLARYPDLFDRYIDTVSPPSAVLGRVHDRLRLARAAERAGVPVPETRPLGEVDDWSEPLVVKSRYNLLADAYLPDLDERSASQVKSVLHLEPDTPPDLDGLCRTYGHEPVAQEFVPTTEEYMVAALYDHGEPLATYQHRQLRGNTYLGGGGVYRRSAYVPQLDSVARRLLDELDYHGLACIEYMRRPETGEFLLTEINPRMWQSLPSTVRAGADFPYYYWLAATGRASEVECDYDIGVSSHLLKGELSHLLSVRRERSAYMARPSFLRRAAEIGVSCVRDPHFDYLRADDPGPFVRTVANYLRRS; encoded by the coding sequence GTGAGCGACGACCCCGGCACCGTCGTCGTGACGACGGGGCACACGGCCTGTCTGCCCTGCCTGCGCTCGCTCGGCTCGCGGGGCATCCGAACCGTCGTGGCGGGCGACGACGCGCGCACCCCGGAGTTCGCCTCGCGCTTCTGTGACGAGCGGGTCGTCACCCCGCCCCACGACGGCGACCTGCTCGCCTACCGGGACGCGCTCCTCGGGCTGGCCGCGCGCCCCGATGTGCGGACGCTCGTGCCCACGCGCGAGGAGGACGCCTACCTGCTGGCGCGCTACCCCGACCTGTTCGACCGCTACATCGACACCGTCTCGCCCCCCTCGGCGGTGCTCGGCCGGGTCCACGACCGGCTCCGGTTGGCCCGCGCGGCCGAGCGCGCCGGCGTCCCGGTGCCGGAGACGCGGCCGCTCGGCGAGGTGGACGACTGGAGCGAGCCGCTGGTCGTGAAGTCGCGGTACAACCTCCTCGCGGACGCGTATCTCCCGGACCTAGACGAGCGCTCCGCCTCGCAGGTGAAGTCGGTGCTCCACCTCGAACCGGACACGCCGCCCGACCTCGACGGGCTGTGTCGGACCTACGGCCACGAGCCGGTGGCCCAGGAGTTCGTCCCGACCACCGAGGAGTACATGGTCGCGGCGCTGTACGACCACGGCGAACCGCTGGCGACGTACCAACACCGACAGCTCCGCGGGAACACGTATCTGGGCGGCGGCGGCGTCTACCGCCGCTCCGCGTACGTCCCGCAGCTCGACTCCGTCGCGCGCCGGCTGCTCGACGAACTCGACTACCACGGGCTGGCGTGTATCGAGTACATGCGCCGCCCGGAGACGGGGGAGTTCCTGCTGACGGAGATCAACCCCCGGATGTGGCAGTCGCTCCCCTCCACGGTGCGGGCGGGCGCGGACTTCCCGTACTACTACTGGCTGGCGGCCACCGGCCGCGCGAGCGAGGTCGAGTGCGACTACGACATCGGCGTGTCGAGCCACCTGCTGAAGGGGGAGCTGTCGCACCTGCTCAGCGTCCGGCGCGAGCGCTCGGCGTACATGGCGCGGCCGAGCTTCCTCCGGCGCGCGGCCGAGATCGGCGTCTCCTGCGTGCGCGACCCGCACTTCGATTACCTCCGCGCGGACGACCCGGGGCCGTTCGTCCGGACGGTCGCGAACTACTTGCGTCGGAGCTGA
- a CDS encoding DUF354 domain-containing protein, producing MSTERTPDGAEAELTVAVTVQHPAHVHFYRHPIAELRRRGHAVHVFAREKDVTTDLLAAFDIDHTVLAREPRSRADLLRVQARYELGLLRACRRLDPDVLTAVGGTTAAHVGWLLGARSVVFIDSGITPSNRVTVPFADEVCNPRRLVADFGARQRRYDGYHELAYLHPDRFEPDPERLRALGVEPDDTYSVLRFVAWNAHHDVGKAGLSPAGKRRLVEALAERGDVYVTTEGPLPDEFEDYRLPVPPEALHDLLAHADLYVGDSQTTATEAALLGTPAIRSNSYAGDGDMSNFVELEDEYGLLRSIPDEDEAIATAAALLDRRDARAAWARRRDRLFAEKIDVTDFVVERLTAPTDPPTRGTRLARPLAALAGRWSG from the coding sequence GTGAGCACCGAGCGAACGCCGGACGGCGCGGAGGCCGAGCTGACCGTCGCGGTGACGGTCCAACACCCCGCGCACGTCCACTTCTACCGACACCCGATAGCCGAGCTCCGGCGCCGGGGGCACGCGGTCCACGTCTTCGCCCGCGAGAAGGACGTGACGACCGACCTGCTCGCGGCGTTCGACATCGACCACACCGTCCTCGCGCGCGAGCCGCGGTCGCGCGCCGACCTGCTGCGCGTGCAGGCGCGGTACGAACTCGGCCTGTTGCGCGCCTGCCGCCGGCTCGACCCCGACGTGTTGACCGCGGTCGGCGGCACCACCGCGGCCCACGTCGGGTGGCTGTTGGGCGCGCGCAGCGTCGTCTTCATCGACAGCGGCATCACGCCCTCGAACCGCGTGACGGTGCCGTTCGCCGACGAGGTGTGTAACCCCCGGCGGCTCGTCGCGGACTTCGGCGCGCGCCAGCGCCGCTACGACGGCTACCACGAACTCGCCTACCTCCACCCCGACCGCTTCGAGCCGGACCCCGAGCGCCTGCGCGCGCTCGGCGTCGAGCCCGACGACACCTACAGCGTCCTCCGGTTCGTCGCGTGGAACGCCCACCACGACGTGGGGAAGGCCGGGCTCTCGCCGGCCGGGAAGCGCCGCCTCGTCGAGGCGCTCGCCGAGCGCGGCGACGTGTACGTTACGACGGAGGGACCCCTCCCCGACGAGTTCGAGGACTACCGGCTCCCGGTGCCGCCCGAGGCGCTCCACGACCTGCTCGCGCACGCGGACCTCTACGTCGGCGACTCCCAGACCACGGCGACGGAGGCCGCCCTGCTGGGGACGCCCGCCATCCGGTCGAACTCCTACGCGGGCGACGGCGACATGTCGAACTTCGTCGAACTCGAGGACGAGTACGGCCTCCTGCGCTCGATTCCCGACGAGGACGAGGCGATAGCGACGGCCGCCGCGCTGCTCGACCGCCGGGACGCCCGCGCGGCGTGGGCACGCCGGCGCGACCGGCTGTTCGCCGAGAAGATAGACGTGACCGACTTCGTCGTCGAGCGGCTGACGGCGCCGACCGACCCCCCGACGCGGGGGACGCGGCTCGCCCGCCCGCTGGCCGCGCTCGCCGGACGGTGGTCGGGATGA
- the wecB gene encoding non-hydrolyzing UDP-N-acetylglucosamine 2-epimerase, translating to MKVLSVVGTRPHFVKAAPVSRALDGACEHVLVHTGQHYDDALSERFFRELDIPRPDHDLRVGSADHGPQTAMMLSSLSAVLRAESPDVVLVYGDTNSTLAGALATAKLPPTLAHVEAGVRCFNRDIPEEVNRVLTDHASDLLFAPTETAVDNLAAEGVTAGVTNTGDVLYDALLWARDRLDAGVLDEFGVVPGEYVLSTVHRAHNTDDPERLGAILRAFGSLALPVVLPAHPRTREAVAAHGLDVPANVKLVEPVSYLDFLALLDGAARVATDSGGVRKEAFYLDTPCVTLREETVWPETVAAGWNELVGTDEGAIVRALTREWDLGEKPAPYGEGDAALAIREAILGVE from the coding sequence ATGAAGGTGCTCTCCGTCGTCGGGACGCGCCCGCACTTCGTGAAGGCCGCGCCCGTCTCCCGCGCCCTCGACGGCGCCTGCGAGCACGTCCTGGTCCACACCGGCCAGCACTACGACGACGCGCTCTCCGAGCGGTTCTTCCGGGAACTGGACATCCCGCGGCCGGACCACGACCTCCGTGTCGGCTCGGCCGACCACGGCCCGCAGACCGCGATGATGCTGTCGAGCCTGTCGGCCGTGCTCCGCGCGGAGTCGCCCGACGTCGTCCTCGTGTACGGCGACACGAACTCGACGCTCGCGGGAGCGCTGGCGACGGCGAAGCTCCCGCCGACGCTCGCCCACGTCGAGGCCGGCGTGCGCTGTTTCAACCGCGACATCCCCGAGGAGGTGAACCGCGTGCTGACGGACCACGCCTCGGACCTGCTGTTCGCGCCGACGGAGACGGCCGTGGACAACCTCGCCGCCGAGGGCGTCACCGCGGGCGTGACGAACACCGGCGACGTGCTGTACGACGCTCTGCTGTGGGCGCGCGACCGGCTCGACGCCGGCGTGCTCGACGAGTTCGGCGTCGTGCCGGGCGAGTACGTCCTCTCGACGGTCCATCGCGCGCACAACACCGACGACCCCGAGCGGCTCGGCGCGATACTCCGGGCGTTCGGCTCGCTGGCGCTGCCCGTCGTCCTGCCAGCACACCCGCGCACCCGCGAGGCCGTCGCCGCCCACGGCCTCGACGTCCCCGCGAACGTGAAACTGGTCGAGCCGGTGAGCTACCTCGACTTCCTCGCGCTGCTCGACGGCGCGGCCCGGGTCGCCACCGACTCGGGCGGCGTGCGCAAGGAGGCGTTCTACCTCGACACGCCCTGCGTGACGCTGCGCGAGGAGACGGTGTGGCCGGAGACGGTCGCGGCCGGCTGGAACGAACTCGTCGGCACCGACGAGGGCGCCATCGTCCGGGCGCTGACGCGGGAGTGGGACCTCGGCGAGAAGCCCGCGCCCTACGGCGAGGGGGACGCGGCGCTCGCAATCAGGGAGGCGATACTCGGTGTCGAGTGA